A portion of the Juglans microcarpa x Juglans regia isolate MS1-56 chromosome 1D, Jm3101_v1.0, whole genome shotgun sequence genome contains these proteins:
- the LOC121239224 gene encoding LOW QUALITY PROTEIN: uncharacterized protein LOC121239224 (The sequence of the model RefSeq protein was modified relative to this genomic sequence to represent the inferred CDS: inserted 5 bases in 4 codons; substituted 1 base at 1 genomic stop codon), producing MEKRLRISLQSSAQDFVSSATKLSLKSVKPTIKTLIHSIHPNSDLSSSLPLSLHHSISQFIQSFRNFRRNPNPQTQTPKPXPSQVPSLPPTKRLRRSLRHSKTRVESRSHEASPRLEILAHIAVLCISHPKKAFLASDLFPVACALHDNLILFESEEGSVLLSEIASLCELWWKENFPGREALISQSLPFLLSKSLTLKRKVDVHRVYALREAFTLFDFEDESIEDLKLLLVRCVIAPLYLKTDDGRRFVAFTFGLSNQLLKEVLAMIRSQIPFGRKSMLEAYGEILFRAWKAAEPDLKDEIENGFLQGLIEGAIHGGPGELTASIRRVLGGFISQRTTEGVEKLLFRLAEPVLFRSLQVANSNVRQNALHLLLDMFPLEDPDSTKEVKDTLLYKQFFLLERLLMDDCPDVRVVAVEGSCRILHLYWEIXPSASITKIITKIFDDMSHDICNEVRLSTLNGIIYLLDNPXSHEILRVLLPRLGHLMLDNVISVRVSVADLLLLLRDMRNFQFNKVVSLDVLLSTLVNDQPLVAQKITKLLMXIILPSKVPVGEACTRCVTLIKRSPMAGARFCEYFVSEGASLKSLMELIRVFISLVLSPDKLNANQIEGLLVAAVYLCNSLATEPXLQKCLKELLAGEKVKFLFAAASTARAQSSVLNIVSTISPNDAVGLFEECTDLVTNCSGISDNVERQAEVRSAHRLFLSCDGFDDMFDALTLCLQKAAYRCHIKFGTEAPKNCVSSAKRKKSKCFGKISAKWKNVNGKQQLNFEEDYSIAVGIAWQIRDLLISEDSRKAILGAQMLETSFFALKIISEVSIVQCMLCEYMDVSPILAYTALALHMTLQNVTIHSTKLRGTKKNNSTDSLRSFQEPTVLEHAVDHVLNCVEKLLGALDSGKHGKTPLEFEQATHKAASRGLQHREPQTDGSSPSSSESVKTEQRRLSITVKMLTAILKFMVDITSMGLLSHYYVQFLKFTSRYVQYIISTSRQQSHDQLQFKEEDLKNIILCLKSSFTYAAKLVNLVHRDISKTSPLPPEAFELANDLLDLISSIELYQGSGNAARIVTAAKPWLPDLILALGSGDILKKTRGEGTHFHASDRIKLRFPSWPLILAKIELSELNEVSPEKDDDQVPDSDEFPVPVSKKLLGMFVTLLKGNPNILDSVGVILLTGSLVGLERKDFGLVLGLLHFVCTKLLRPDDREWGDIMLASLQDIYPQIEREIEQQNDEDGRQKLHSSKELLEPVWMYNMYETGKVSMMEE from the exons ATGGAGAAGCGGCTCCGCATTTCTCTACAATCCTCAGCCCAAGACTTCGTCTCCTCCGCCACTAAACTGTCTCTCAAATCCGTAAAACCTACTATCAAAACCCTAATCCACTCCATTCATCCTAATTCagatctctcttcctctctccccctctctcttcaTCACTCCATTTCTCAGTTTATCCAATCCTTCCGGAACTTTCGTCGAAACCCAAACCCCCAAACCCAAACCCCCAAACCCTAACCCTCCCAAGTCCCCTCGCTCCCTCCCACCAAGCGCCTCCGGCGATCTTTGCGCCATTCCAAGACCCGGGTCGAGTCCCGTTCGCATG AAGCTTCTCCAAGGCTCGAAATTCTCGCTCATATTGCGGTTTTATGCATCTCGCACCCCAAAAAGGCGTTCTTGGCTTCCGATTTGTTTCCGGTCGCTTGCGCATTGCATGATAACTTGATACTTTTCGAATCCGAGGAGGGCTCGGTTCTTCTTTCGGAAATAGCGAGTTTGTGCGAGCTGTGGTGGAAGGAGAATTTTCCGGGACGAGAGGCTTTGATTTCTCAATCTCTGCCTTTCTTGCTGTCCAAGTCACTGACTTTGAAGAGGAAGGTGGACGTGCATAGAGTGTATGCACTCCGGGAGGCATTTACCTTGTTCGATTTCGAGGACGAGAGCATCGAAGACCTGAAGCTCCTGTTGGTCCGGTGTGTGATAGCGCCGTTGTATTTGAAAACTGATGATGGGCGGCGCTTCGTGGCATTTACGTTCGGGCTGAGCAATCAGCTATTGAAGGAAGTGCTGGCGATGATTCGGTCTCAGATCCCATTTGGGCGGAAATCTATGTTGGAGGCATACGGGGAAATATTGTTTCGGGCTTGGAAGGCCGCAGAACCCGATCTCAAGGATGAGattgagaatggatttttgcaGGGTTTAATTGAGGGAGCAATACATGGGGGTCCAGGAGAGCTTACCGCCTCTATTAGGAGGGTTTTGGGTGGCTTTATCAGCCAGCGGACCACGGAGGGGGTTGAGAAACTTCTTTTCCGGCTCGCTGAGCCTGTGTTATTTCGATCTTTACAA GTCGCAAATTCTAATGTTCGGCAAAATGCATTGCATTTGCTTCTAGACATGTTTCCTCTTGAAGATCCTGATTCCACGAAAGAGGTGAAAGATACATTACTTTACAAACAGTTCTTTTTGTTGGAGAGATTACTGATGGATGATTGTCCAGATGTAAGAGTAGTTGCAGTGGAAGGTTCTTGCCGCATCCTTCACTTATATTGGGAAA ATCCTTCAGCATCCATTACAAAGATAATTACCAAGATTTTTGATGACATGTCACATGATATATGCAATGAAGTTAGGCTTTCCACATTGAATGGTATCATATACTTGCTTGACAATC AATCTCATGAAATTCTTAGAGTGCTGCTACCAAGATTGGGGCATCTGATGCTGGATAATGTCATTTCGGTACGAGTTTCTGTAGCAGATCTCCTCCTCCTTTTAAGGGACATGCGAAATTTCCAGTTTAATAAG GTGGTAAGCTTGGATGTCTTATTATCTACGCTAGTGAATGATCAACCTCTTGTTGCTCAGAAGATCACAAAACTACTTAT CATCATACTTCCCTCAAAAGTACCTGTTGGCGAAGCATGCACTCGCTGTGTTACACTAATTAAGAGGTCTCCTATGGCTGGAGCAAGgttttgtgaatattttgtaTCAGAAGGGGCATCCCTCAAGTCTCTGATGGAACTTATTAGAGTGTTCATTAGTTTGGTTTTGTCACCTGACAAGCTAAATGCTAATCAGATTGAGGGTTTACTTGTTGCTGCTGTCTACCTTTGCAACAGCCTGGCAACAGAGC TGTTACAAAAATGCCTTAAGGAGCTACTTGCTGGTGAAAAAGTGAAGTTCTTGTTTGCTGCTGCATCTACTGCACGTGCTCAATCTTCTGTACTCAACATTGTTTCCACCATTTCTCCAAATGATGCTGTTGGGCTTTTTGAGGAATGTACGGACCTTGTTACTAATTGTAGTGGTATATCAGACAATGTGGAAAGGCAAGCTGAAGTGAGGTCTGCCCACAGATTGTTCCTTTCTTGTGATGGATTTGATGATATGTTTGACGCTCTAACACTATGCTTGCAGAAAGCTGCCTATCGTTGTCATATAAAATTTGGGACTGAAGCACCAAAGAACTGTGTTTCCTCTGCAAAAAGGAAGAAATCTAAGTGCTTTGGCAAAATTTCAGCTAAATGGAAAAATGTCAATGGAAAACAACAGTTGAATTTTGAGGAGGATTATTCTATTGCCGTAGGAATAGCCTGGCAAATCAGGGACTTGCTTATATCTGAGGACTCTCGGAAGGCTATATTGGGGGCTCAAATGCTTGAAACGTCattttttgctttaaaaattATCTCTGAAGTCAGCATTGTGCAGTGCATGCTTTGTGAATACATGGACGTATCTCCCATTTTGGCATATACAGCCCTTGCACTACATATGACTCTTCAAAATGTTACCATACATAGTACAAAACTTCGAGGTACTAAGAAGAACAATAGCACCGATTCCTTGAGATCTTTTCAGGAG CCAACTGTGTTAGAACATGCAGTGGATCACGTGCTTAACTGTGTAGAGAAGCTACTTGGAGCACTTGACTCTGGAAAGCACGGCAAAACTCCCTTAGAGTTTGAGCAGGCTACCCATAAGGCAGCCAGTCGTGGACTGCAACACAGAGAACCTCAAACAGATGGCTCCAGTCCAAGTTCTAGCG AATCTGTTAAAACCGAACAAAGAAGACTATCAATTACAGTGAAGATGCTTACTGCAATTCTCAAGTTCATGGTTGACATCACTTCGATGGGTCTTCTTTCTCACTATTATGTACAGTTCTTAAAGTTCACGTCAAGATATGTACAATACATCATATCCACTTCAAGGCAACAGTCTCATGACCAACTTCAGTTCAAAGAggaggatttgaaaaatataattctgTGTCTGAAGAGCTCCTTCACCTATGCAGCCAAGTTAGTTAATCTAGTCCACAGAGATATCAGCAAAACTTCGCCACTACCTCCAGAAGCTTTTGAACTTGCTAATGATTTGCTTGATTTAATCTCCTCGATTGAACTATACCAGGGCTCTGGTAATGCAGCACGTATTGTCACAGCTGCAAAGCCTTGGCTGCCTGATTTGATCCTGGCATTAGGATCAGGGGACATACTGAAAAAGACTCGAGGAGAAGGGACACATTTTCATGCATCTGATCGCATTAAACTTCGATTTCCATCCTGGCCCTTGATTTTAGCAAAGATTGAGCTCAGTGAACTAAATGAAGTTAGCCCAGAAAAGGACGATGACCAAGTTCCGGATTCGGATGAGTTCCCAGTCCCAGTGTCCAAGAAACTTCTGGGAATGTTTGTTACTTTGTTAAAAGGAAATCCTAACATACTGGATTCAGTTGGGGTGATATTGCTAACAGGCTCATTAGTTGGGCTCGAGAGGAAGGACTTCGGATTAGTATTGGGACTTTTACACTTTGTATGTACGAAGTTGTTGAGGCCGGATGATAGAGAGTGGGGTGATATTATGTTGGCCTCTCTTCAAGACATATACCCTcaaatagaaagagaaatagAACAACAAAATGATGAAGATGGCAGGCAGAAATTACATAGTTCAAAGGAGTTGCTTGAACCTGTTTGGATGTATAACATGTATGAAACAGGGAAGGTTTCTATGATGGAAGAATAG
- the LOC121247447 gene encoding LOW QUALITY PROTEIN: cyclin-D5-1 (The sequence of the model RefSeq protein was modified relative to this genomic sequence to represent the inferred CDS: inserted 1 base in 1 codon) has product MGDSDTLFSPSGLLCSEGGAWLNEEGEEAENWVDQERCFVSEDEDEYIEKLAQKESFGFGSKSRVPSSCVCSSTKSCLKCARLAAIEWIFNTRAIFGFKSHTAYIAITYFDQFLSKRVVEDGKLWAIEILYVACLTLAAKMEECKVPLLSDFKVGGYNFENRAVKSVELIILSCLEWKLGSITPFHYLRYFINKFCDESRPKGLFYRAVELILAITKETNLIDYRPSVIAAAAVLVAVDGQLSKKALELKTNVISLWGSEEKEHVFSCYNIMQNIEMGKVTRPKXCIFPNLSSMHSSSIDSTENSSSILAAGSKRRLVFTNSDQNCPPKRSRRP; this is encoded by the exons ATGGGGGACTCTGACACTTTGTTTTCTCCCTCCGGTCTCTTGTGCTCAGAAGGCGGAGCTTGGTTGAATGAGGAGGGAGAAGAGGCAGAAAACTGGGTTGACCAAGAGCGATGTTTTGTTTCGGAGGATGAAGATGAGTATATTGAGAAGTTGGCTCAGAAAGAGAGTTTTGGTTTTGGATCCAAAAGCAGGGTGCCATCCTCTTGTGTTTGCTCAAGCACAAAAAGCTGTTTGAAGTGTGCTCGCCTTGCAGCGATTGAGTGGATTTTCAAT ACTCGGGCAATCTTTGGTTTCAAATCTCATACGGCTTACATAGCTATTACTTACTTTGATCAGTTCCTTTCAAAGCGAGTCGTTGAG GATGGGAAACTTTGGGCTATTGAAATACTATACGTGGCATGTTTAACTTTGGCAGCAAAGATGGAGGAGTGTAAAGTGCCGTTGCTATCGGACTTCAAGGTGGGAGGTTATAATTTCGAGAACAGAGCGGTGAAGAGTGTGGAGTTAATAATTTTGAGCTGTCTGGAATGGAAATTGGGTTCAATAACTCCTTTTCATTATCTGCGTTATttcatcaataaattttgtgatgAATCTAGACCGAAAGGGTTGTTCTATAGAGCTGTGGAACTTATTCTGGCCATCACAAAAG AGACCAATTTAATTGACTATCGGCCATCTGTTATAGCTGCAGCTGCAGTATTAGTAGCAGTTGATGGTCAATTATCTAAAAAAGCATTGGAGCTCAAGACCAATGTGATATCTTTGTGGGGGTCTGAAGAAAAG GAACATGTATTTTCCTGTTATAATATAATGCAGAACATTGAGATGGGAAAAGTTACGAGACCCA TCTGTATATTCCCGAATTTATCATCAATGCATTCAAGCTCTATCGATTCCACTGAGAATTCTTCTTCCATCCTTGCTGCTGGCAGTAAGAGAAGGCTTGTATTCACAAACAGTGATCAAAATTGCCCACCAAAGAGAAGCCGCCGACCATAG